The following coding sequences are from one Clostridioides difficile ATCC 9689 = DSM 1296 window:
- a CDS encoding (2Fe-2S)-binding protein, with translation MLVKININGKKKSVDIEPEEYLVDTLRKVGNLSVKRGCDTGCCGLCTVLIDKKPTLSCATLTLRALDKEITTIEGLENEVKEFSEVLVKEGAEQCGFCSPGFILTVLAMKDELENPTDDEIKHYLTGNLCRCTGYMGQLRAIKTYLEVK, from the coding sequence ATGTTAGTAAAGATTAATATAAATGGGAAGAAAAAAAGTGTTGATATAGAACCAGAAGAATATCTGGTTGATACTTTAAGAAAAGTTGGTAATTTAAGTGTGAAAAGAGGTTGTGACACAGGCTGTTGTGGTTTATGTACAGTTTTAATTGACAAGAAACCTACATTATCCTGTGCAACACTGACATTGAGAGCTTTAGATAAAGAAATAACTACAATTGAAGGTTTAGAAAATGAAGTTAAAGAATTTAGTGAAGTTTTGGTAAAAGAAGGAGCTGAGCAATGTGGTTTCTGTTCTCCTGGCTTTATACTTACTGTACTTGCAATGAAGGATGAGCTTGAAAATCCTACAGATGATGAAATAAAGCATTATCTTACAGGAAATCTATGTAGATGTACAGGGTATATGGGACAGTTAAGAGCTATCAAAACTTATCTGGAGGTAAAATAG
- a CDS encoding FAD binding domain-containing protein, protein MFTVMDIVQPDTVEEAYSILNKRKTNQVIGGSAFLRMGKKRIGTGIELSKLNLDYIKEYEDYVEIGSMTTFRTLETSSIIKNNFGRIIEDSVKNIIGVQFRNVVTVGATVFSKYGFSDLIVALLSLDTEVELYNIGRISLEEFLNRDYEKDLLIKIYIKKTNKNASYKSLRNAKSDYPILNVSVSKHMEQFKLCVGARPQKATIAKQASEFLSNNEINEINIDKAVEIASEELTFGSNMRASREYRKAMSKVLLKRAIMEVI, encoded by the coding sequence ATGTTTACGGTTATGGATATTGTACAGCCAGATACAGTAGAAGAAGCGTACTCAATTTTAAATAAAAGAAAAACTAACCAAGTAATTGGTGGAAGTGCTTTTTTAAGAATGGGGAAAAAAAGAATAGGAACAGGAATAGAATTATCTAAATTAAATTTAGATTATATAAAAGAGTATGAAGATTACGTTGAGATTGGTTCTATGACTACTTTTAGAACATTAGAAACAAGTTCCATAATAAAAAATAATTTTGGAAGAATAATAGAAGATTCAGTTAAAAATATAATAGGAGTTCAGTTTAGAAATGTAGTAACAGTTGGTGCAACAGTATTTTCTAAATATGGTTTTTCTGACTTGATAGTAGCATTACTTTCATTAGATACAGAAGTAGAATTATATAATATTGGGAGAATTAGTCTTGAAGAGTTTCTAAATAGAGATTATGAGAAAGATTTACTTATTAAGATATACATAAAGAAGACAAATAAGAATGCTTCTTATAAATCACTTAGAAATGCAAAGAGTGATTATCCAATTCTAAATGTATCTGTATCAAAACATATGGAACAATTTAAGTTATGTGTAGGAGCAAGACCGCAGAAAGCTACGATTGCAAAACAAGCTAGTGAATTTCTATCTAACAATGAAATCAATGAAATTAATATAGATAAAGCAGTAGAAATAGCATCAGAAGAACTAACTTTTGGTTCTAACATGAGAGCATCTAGGGAGTATAGAAAAGCTATGAGTAAAGTACTTTTAAAAAGAGCTATAATGGAGGTTATTTAA
- a CDS encoding cation:proton antiporter, with protein MEASIHTIASNNLLIIFAIVSITGIICSKLSEIIKVPDVVLYLLVGILIGPSFLKFIDIRGFQIENQLILTFGSAFILYLGGKEISLKVLRNVKISVFLLATLGVVISAFIMQQVIGFTFGISAMTALLAGTIIASTDPATLVPIFNQVKIKDRVKQTVISESAFNDATGAILTSAVLAVILSNKFSLGENIYELGTMVIVGVLVGLITGILLLKLVNDKPYGIFKDFAPIISVISVVVAYELSTKLGGSGYMSCFIVGIITGNKKNFKIWLSQKSYDADFYVAETLGTICRMAIFIILGSQVNLAQLSKYFMPSVITVLVLMFIARPLCVLVCTLVDREAKWSKSEILFMMWVRETGVIPAALCGIISAMKVPGYEVISSVVFMTILITLVIQGSTTKLVAKKLGLLEEEVINISEKVSTF; from the coding sequence ATGGAAGCATCTATACACACAATTGCCAGCAATAATTTATTGATAATTTTTGCTATTGTAAGTATAACTGGAATAATTTGTAGTAAGCTTAGTGAAATAATAAAGGTTCCAGATGTAGTGTTATATTTACTTGTAGGTATTTTAATAGGACCATCATTTTTAAAATTTATAGATATTCGTGGATTTCAAATAGAAAATCAACTAATACTTACATTTGGTTCTGCATTTATTTTATATTTAGGTGGAAAAGAAATAAGTTTAAAAGTATTGAGAAATGTGAAGATATCTGTATTCTTATTAGCTACTTTAGGAGTTGTGATATCTGCTTTTATAATGCAACAAGTAATAGGATTTACTTTTGGGATAAGTGCAATGACTGCTTTACTAGCAGGAACTATAATAGCATCAACAGACCCAGCCACTCTTGTACCTATATTTAATCAGGTAAAGATAAAGGATAGGGTAAAACAAACTGTAATAAGTGAATCAGCTTTTAATGATGCAACAGGAGCTATACTAACATCAGCAGTGTTGGCTGTAATTTTGTCAAATAAATTTTCATTAGGTGAAAATATTTATGAACTGGGGACAATGGTTATTGTCGGAGTTTTAGTTGGTTTAATTACAGGAATACTGCTTTTGAAATTAGTTAATGATAAACCTTATGGAATATTTAAAGATTTTGCACCAATAATATCTGTTATTTCAGTTGTAGTTGCATATGAATTATCTACAAAATTAGGTGGAAGTGGATATATGTCTTGCTTTATTGTAGGTATAATAACTGGTAACAAGAAAAACTTTAAAATTTGGTTAAGTCAAAAATCTTATGATGCAGATTTTTATGTTGCTGAAACTTTAGGTACTATTTGTCGTATGGCAATATTTATAATATTGGGTAGCCAAGTTAATTTGGCTCAGTTAAGTAAATATTTTATGCCATCTGTAATTACAGTATTAGTATTAATGTTTATAGCAAGACCACTTTGCGTTTTAGTTTGTACACTTGTAGACAGGGAAGCAAAATGGAGTAAAAGTGAAATATTATTTATGATGTGGGTAAGGGAAACAGGCGTAATACCAGCAGCACTTTGTGGTATTATTTCAGCAATGAAAGTTCCTGGATACGAAGTGATTTCATCTGTAGTATTCATGACTATACTAATTACATTAGTAATACAAGGAAGTACTACAAAATTAGTAGCTAAAAAACTTGGATTATTAGAAGAAGAAGTGATAAATATAAGTGAAAAAGTATCAACTTTTTAA
- a CDS encoding lysylphosphatidylglycerol synthase transmembrane domain-containing protein — protein MRKLSKREKDFIQYGFLLFLICITTYLVLTTLDIKLIPKIIRLVNKTYIFLGILTIIVYMIIESIVTHLIINAVQKTKVKFIGIKMATMGFYYNLVTPFASGSQPMQIYALTKYDVSLSKSVAIVTNKTVVFQSTVTVFCGILILLNKSLLMEQVHSVKVLITFGMIMNVSMLLGGLLIVFSPKQVKMIAEVLINFLSKFKTFKFLDSKRDRINHYIDDYNYSIKIFIKNVRILVLSILLTVLQLIAYFSIVYCVYKASNLRGVSYVHIMTLQVFLYMAISPIPTPGNVGANEVTFFTMFSNIIPKELLGYSVLLYSGFVYYFILIVSGLFTFGTHYTLNSWKKEDKVNSNLDKVIEKLN, from the coding sequence ATGAGAAAATTATCCAAAAGAGAAAAAGATTTTATTCAATATGGATTTTTATTATTTTTGATATGTATTACTACTTATTTAGTATTAACTACTTTAGATATAAAACTAATACCTAAAATTATAAGGCTAGTAAATAAGACTTATATATTTCTTGGCATATTGACAATTATAGTATATATGATAATTGAATCTATTGTAACTCATTTGATAATAAATGCAGTTCAAAAAACAAAAGTAAAATTTATTGGTATTAAAATGGCTACAATGGGATTTTACTATAACTTAGTTACTCCATTTGCATCTGGGAGTCAACCAATGCAAATATATGCACTTACAAAATATGATGTAAGCCTTAGTAAATCAGTGGCTATAGTTACTAATAAAACTGTAGTATTTCAAAGTACAGTTACTGTATTTTGTGGAATTTTAATTTTGCTAAATAAGTCATTACTGATGGAGCAAGTACATTCTGTGAAAGTCTTGATAACTTTTGGAATGATTATGAATGTAAGTATGTTGTTAGGTGGACTACTAATAGTATTTAGTCCAAAACAAGTAAAAATGATAGCAGAAGTTTTGATTAATTTTTTATCTAAATTTAAAACATTTAAATTTTTAGATTCAAAACGTGATAGAATAAATCATTATATTGATGATTATAATTATTCTATAAAAATATTTATTAAAAATGTAAGAATCTTAGTTTTAAGTATATTACTTACTGTGTTACAATTAATCGCATATTTCAGTATAGTTTATTGTGTGTATAAAGCCTCAAATTTAAGAGGAGTTTCATATGTACATATAATGACATTACAGGTCTTTTTATATATGGCTATATCACCAATTCCAACACCAGGAAATGTTGGAGCTAATGAGGTTACATTTTTTACTATGTTCTCCAATATAATTCCAAAAGAATTATTGGGGTACTCTGTACTCTTATATAGTGGGTTTGTATACTATTTTATATTAATAGTTTCAGGTTTATTTACATTTGGAACGCATTATACATTAAATTCTTGGAAAAAGGAAGATAAAGTAAATTCTAATTTAGATAAGGTTATTGAAAAATTAAATTAA